A stretch of DNA from Triticum dicoccoides isolate Atlit2015 ecotype Zavitan chromosome 2A, WEW_v2.0, whole genome shotgun sequence:
TCCTTCGCGCGAGGGTGAGGCGTCACATAGGCGGCGCGGGGGTTCTTCTAGTGTGGCGACGTCTGGCGGGAAATGCAGCGAAGCGGCGGAGCTCGGCAGGGGAGTCAAAATGGAGGGTTTTGGCGCGTGGGTGTGGGCTCCTGGAGCCGCCGACGAGGGATTTGGTGGCGCCAACATGTCTAGGCCAAGGTGGTCGCGACTCTATGATCTCCGCTAGGAGGTGTTGCGCAAGAAGCAACGGCTGGATTGCGGTGCTGTCCTTTGATGATGCCGACGCGGGTGATGGAGGTGGTGGCGTGCGATATGGATTTGGAGTTGGTGCGGATGTCGGCTACGTGTGGTGCTAGCGGCCCTTGATTATGCTGGCATTGATTGAAGGTCCAAAGCTGTGTTTTCCCTCGATCGAACGAGAGATGAAAGTTGGGTTGCGTGCCCTCGACAGTGCAAAGGTCGGTGTGTTGCGAGATTATGGTCACAATGACGCCACCCACTCGTCATCTCCTTTCAGGCATTCAAGGATGGTTGGTACGCCGACAAGGGAAGTCCAGTTGAAATAGTTGCACTTCGAGGTGATCGGTGTCGGTCGAGAGACGCGGCTTTGATTTTCTGTTTAGGGTAGGTTCCTTTGCGTTGTGTTTATCACGTGTGGGGCGGCTTACCTTGGGATTAGTTTGGGTGTAAAGTTTATACTATACTTGATGTTCATGATAAGTGGTGGTCTTTTGTAattgttttttctgttttctataaaATTTCATACTACTTCATTCGTTCCATATTATTCCTTCTGTCAAAAACatttttatattatgagacggaaagAGTCCTAGtcttgaaaaaattaaaaaatggaaaCAAAGACATGCTGTCAGTCTCTACCaacgcgagggagggaatccaatcCCCCATTCTGAGCTCACTCTAGATCTAGCTGCAGCGCACACCCGGGATCCGAGCTCACCAGGCCGTGCTGTCCATCGTTGGCTTCGGAGGGGTCGGCAAGACGACCATCGCCACGGCCTTGTACCAGGCATACGGCGATCAATTTGATCGCCGGGCGACGGTCACCGTGTCCCAGAGCTCTGACATTGACGCGATACTGCTGACCATACTCAGTCAAGTCAAGCCTCAATCCAAAGATGATAATGAGGAGCAATGCACCGGTGGCGGCGGCCCCTCTGGGAAGAAATGCCTCATGGCTGCCATTGGAACAGTATGGGCCAGTATCATGCCCAAGGGCGACAAGGACGGTGAGCAGCAAGGTGGCATCACATCCCAGACAACACAAGATCTCAAGAGGCACCTGGAGGAGTACTTGAATGGAAAAAGGTACACCATATTTTCATGTTGAGAGTATGTGTTGCTCAATTAGTTCATCACTAAATTGTAGAGTTGCATAGTACTATGCAGGAGCATAAAACCATTGCAAATCATGCATCTTATTTAAAAGGAAGTAATCAATTGTGATTTGAGCATTTGAGCAACTTGTGGACAATAGTATTGAACATTTAATCAAGATTGCAAAAGCTTCGTGTGTCAACAAAAAGGACATGCCAGTATAATACTTCAACTTTTGGTCATAACTGAATTTTTGTGTGGCCACTTCCTTGATGTTGATATTTCATAAGGCAAAACCCAACATCCAGAGAACAGCAAGTCTTATTTTACCTCTACGCTGTGTAAAAGAGCTTATCTAATATTTATTTTTTTCCCTCTCATTGCAGTTACTTGCTCTTAGTTGACGATGTGTGGTCTGCAACAATGTGGGAGAAGATAAAGAACTCATTGCCTACAAGTAAGAAAGGCAGTAGAGTAATAGTTACCACACGGTTTCAAGCTGTTGCCAGTGCATGCAGAAGAGACAGTGGAGATCACATTCATAAAGTGGTGGTACTTAGCGACGACAAGTCTAAAGATTTATTCATGACCGAATCTGGAATTAGTGAGTGAAAGATAataagcgttcctactccctcgaGGAGAGCTGCGGTTCTGTTTATATTGATTGATGCTGCCGAAGCCAAGCTTGGAGTACAAGGAATATTACAAGGAGtttgagtaggagaaggaaaggagttTGAGATGCTACGGAAACATAttctctaacaccctcccttaatcttaaCTACCCTAGATTAAGATTACTCTTGAACTCCTCAAATGGTCTTGATGGCAATGCCTTTGGAAAACCATCTGCTACTTGATCATTGGAGGGAATAAACCGTATCTCGAGTTTCTTGGCTGCAACCCTTTCtcgcacaaagtgaaaatcaattttGATGTGCTTTGTCCTTGCATGAAACACAGGATTTGCAGACAAATATGTTGCTCCCaagttatcacaccataaacatgagatacgattcttcttgattcccaattcctcaAGAAGTGATTCAACCCAAATGATTTCTGCAGTTGCATTTGCCAAGGACTTATATTCAGCTTCTGTGCTTGACCGTGACACGGTGGCTTGCTTTCTGGCACTCCAAGAAATAAGGTTAGACCCAAAAAATACTGCAAAGCCTCCAGTTGATCTTCTGTCATCActgcatcctgcccagtcagcatcagagaatgcactcaCAAGAGAGGAATTAGACCGTTTGAAATGAAGTCCTATTCCCATAGTACGCTTTACATATCTTACAATTCTCTTGACAGCTGACCAATGTGCAGAAGTAGGTGCACagatattgacaaaccttgttgacagcaaatgagatatctggACGTGTGAGAGTTAAATATTGTAATGCTCCCACAGTACTCCTATACCTTGTACTTTCCTCCTCCTGAAGTGGCACACCTTCATATGCTGAAAGTTTTTCTGAGGAAGACAAAGGTGTAGGAACTGGCTTGCAATTCTTCATCCCCATGCGAGACAGAAGCTCAGTGATATATTTCTCCTGATTTAACACAATTCCATCTTGAGTTTTCTTGACCTCAATACCTAGGAAGAAATGCAAATCACCTAGGTCTTTCAAGGCAAACTCTGAGCTCAAATCATGCAGAAGTGCATTAGTAGCATTTTGTAaagaacttgcaactatgatatcatcaacatatataagcacaaaaatgactactccagccttgttataaataaacaatgaTGTATCAGCTTTGGAGGCAATGAAACCAAGATATTTCAACTGTAAGCTCAATCTGGAgtaccatgctctgggtgcttgtTTTAAACCATAGAGTGCCTTGTCAAGCTTGCAAACATAATGTGGTGACTTCTTGTCCTCATAAccaggtggttgtctcataaacacttcctcttctagaatgccatgcaaaaacgcattctgtacatctagctgtcgTAGACTCCAACCCTTGGATACAGCAATGGCTAGCACAAGTCTGATAGTTGCAGCTTTAACAACAGGACTGAAAgtgtcctcataatcaataccataacgttgtttaaaaccctttgcaacgagacgtgctttgtacctgtcaatggagccatctgccttcttTTTAATTCTGTAAACCCATTTGCAATCGATGATATTTTTACCTTTCTGATTTGGTACAAGATGCCATGTCTTGTTCCTCATAAGTGCAGAATATTCCTCATCCATTGCCTTCTTCCACTTAGGATCATCAAGTGCACTATTCAATGTTGTTGGTtctcctgaaatacacaacatTCCATATGGTATAGTCCCATCTTTTCTTATTTTAGGATTTCGTATACCTTTCTGTAATCGAGTCATAACTCGTGAAGAAACTACTGGCTGGACCACAGGAGCACTCGCCGCAGAAGATCCCGAGGAAGCTGCATGTGATGACACAGGCGAATCTGGCGCCACCTGCGCAGAGGATCCTGTAGCCGTTGGTGTGGCCGCTTGTGTGTCCACCACACGGGTGCCAGCCGCCCGAGCCGGCACAGCGGATCGATCGCCCGACCGCGGTTGCAGGCGCACGCTGGGCGAGGGAGATTCGGCCCCACGGCTGGTCCCGCCTGCTGCTGAGGTGGCGGCGTGGGAGTGGCGCGCGCTGGGCGAGGCGGATTCGGCCCCGCAGCCGACCCCGCAGCTGGTCCCGCCTGCTGCTGAATCAGCGCTGCGGTTGGTGGGAGCGCGATCCGAGGCTGATTTGGCCGCGGGATCCGAGGTCTGCGCACGAACAGGAGTTGCGGGCGCCGCCGGATCAGCTTTGTCATCTGTGccaggttcgtctccttcctcagcaTGAAATATAAGATGATCTTGAGCTTGATTTTCGAAATTTTGATCATTTTGAGCGCCGTTTTCACCAGGGACCTGTACAGGCAACAGAGAAGAACCAATACCAGCAGGAATATCATCACTTTGGTTAGTACAACTGTCGCCCCCATGATCAAAAGACCGAAgatgtggaggaagaagaaggatttcCTTGCGGAGAAGTGCACCAGCATTGGGATGAAGGGAAGCAAAAGGGAACACTGACTCATCAAAAACTACATCTCTGGATATGTAGACCCTACTAGTAGGAACATCTAGACATTTAACTCCTTTGTGCATGGGACTatagcctaagaagacacacttTTTGGAGCGAAAAGCGAGTTTGCGTGTGTTATAGGGTCTGAGGTTGGGCCAACGTGCACAACCGAAAACACGAAGAGATGTGTAGTTGGGTGTGACACCAAGGAGTCGTGTAATAGGTGTTTCAAATTTGATGACTTTACTAGGAAGCAAATTGATAAGATATGTAGCGGTTAAGAATGCTTCATCCCAGAATTTGAGTGGCATGGATGCATTTGCTAGCAATGCTAGCCCCATATCAACTACGTGACGGTGCTTTCTTTCAGCAGAtccgttttgttggtgagcatgagggcAAGAGACATGATGTGAAATACCAAGTTTTTGGAAGAAAGAGTTCAATTTTtcgtactcaccaccccagtcactttgcatagcaatgatcttggagttcagtttgcgttcaacaaggttttgaaaattgatgaagacttggaatacATCAGACCGTTTCTTTAACaagtaaatccaagtaaatttactatagtcatcaataaagcttacatagTAAGAAAATCTCCCAACTGAAGTAGGGGCTggtccccatacatctgaaaatatAAGTTGTAGAGGAgcagtagacacactagtagagatgggatagggtaattgatgactttttgcttgttgacacggatcacaaactgactcaacactattctcataagagagtttatttttgctaagaacatatttaactatgactgaagatggatgacctaatcgactatgccaccttgatgatgatggcttggtgacaatatttgcttgtttattggaccatgaagaagatgatgatgatatgagtggatagaggcctcccacgcaccgtcctctaagaatgaTTCTCCTTGTGCTCAAATCCTTAACCAAGAAAAAGTGAGGATAGAATTCTATAAGAACATTATTATCAAGGGTGAATCGAtgaacagaaacaagatttttgGAAGTTTGAGTAACATGCAAGACATCTTTAAGGTGCAAATTTTTCATGGGGTTTTGAACAATTGAACTACCAATGTGGGTGATATtcataccagaaccgcttgccgtGCGAATTTGGTCGCCTCCGTTGTACTTCTCCCGTACTGTCAACTTGTCAAGTTCACCTGTGATGTGATTTGTTGCTGCACTGTCTGCGTACCAATTAGTGTCCACGCCATAGGAGACAGCATGCGCCTCTTTCTCTTCTTGATCATTCTCTTCATAGCGCCACCAGCAGACACGTGCACCTCCTGGATGATGTCTATAGCATATCTGGCACTCAGGATAGTCATGCTGCTGCTCGCGtacctgctgttgctgttgctgtcgagGGCGTCCTCTGAATCCGCCGCCTCTATTTGCAGGAGAAGGCTGGCGGTCACCGCGGTCACCGCGGCCgcgccctcttcctcctcgcccACGGGATCTACCACGGGACTGGCCGCGGCCTCTGTAGACGGCGTTGGCAGATGAATGAAACCCGCCTGAAGACGAGTCTCCCAGCATCTCCATCCTCTGATCAAAGGCGGAGATCTGAGCGAAGAGGTCATCGGCGGTGATTGTGTTCTTGACAGCGCCGATCGCCGCCACCACGGAGTCGTAGTCGCGGTCGAGTCCTGCGAGTatgtagtccaccatctccggatcaGAGACGGGACGACCAGCGGCAGCTAGTTCATCCCCAAGGCTTTTCATCTTCGCCATATACGCCGAGCTCGACATTGTGCCCTTCTTGGTATTGGTGATCGCGATCCTTAGATTGGTGATCCGGGACTGTGATTGCGCGGCGAAGAGATTGTTCACCGTCGTCCAGAGCTCATAGGTGGAGTCCTTCCCGACGACTTGCGCAAGGATTTCTGGAGACATGGAGTTGAGAAGATATGACAGGACCTGCTGGTCTTTGGCGATCCAGGGCCCGTACAGAGGGTTCGGCTCGAGGGCCGTCGTCTTGTCCGCCTTCGTGTTCTCCACAGTCTTGGGTGGAGCGGCGTCAGAGTTGTCCAGGAGCCCGGTTACCTGCGCACCTCGCAGGGCTGGGAGCACCTGGgtcttccagaggatgaagtttCCTCTTGCTAGCTTCTCAGATGGCGGCGATCCGAGGTTGAGGCCGACGCCGGACGAAGAAGCCATGGAGACGATGATATGTGGTTCTAGGGTTTTGATTTGTAGCTAGATGTAGGAGAAGAGGTGGCTCTGATTACCATAAAAGATAataagcgttcctactccctcgaGGAGAGCTGCGGTTCTGTTTATATTGATTGATGCTGCCGAAGCCAAGCTTGGAGTACAAGGAATATTACAAGGAGtttgagtaggagaaggaaaggagttTGAGATGCTACGGAAACATATTCTCTAACAGTGAGGACAAGtctaaggaaaaaaaagagaaaattccATCCAAACTCTGGCAAATGTGCGGGGGTCTGCCATTGGCCATAGTTATCATGGCTGGGCATGCCGCCTGCAACAATGACAAACTGGCAACCAAGTGGAGTGAAGTTTGCAAAGCACTGGTACCAGACTCCGGGAAAGCTCTTGGCCAGGACGGAGTCACCAGGATACTCAATCACTGCTACAATGATATGCCTGGTGAGATCAGGACTTGCTCCTTGTATCTATGCATATTTCGAAAGGGCAGCAAGGTCAGCAGGAAGCGGCTGACGAGGCGTTGGCTGGCAGAGGGATTTGTCTGCGAGAAGGATGGGCTGAGTGCGGAAGATGTTGCAGAGGCATATTTCAATCATCTCGTGAGGAGGAAGATCATACGTGCTGTGGAGCACAGCAGCAACGGCAAGGTGAAGAGCTACCAAGTCCATGACATGGTTCTTGAGTACATTGTATCCAAGGCAAGCGAGGAAAACTTCGTCACTGTGGTCGGCGGCCACTGGCTAATGGCGCCACCTAGCAACAAAGTCCGCCGGCTGTCCCTTCAAGGCGGTGACTCGAAACACAAGAAAACAATGGAGACCATGAATTTGTCTCATGTCCGATCTCTGACCATATTTGGGAGCTTAACCCAACTGCCTTCTAATTCATTGAAGTTTGGAATTGTGCAAGTACTAGACCTCGAAGGTTGCCAGGATTTCAGACAACATCATGCCAAGGAGATATGCAAGATGCTTCTACTCAAGTACCTAAGCCTACGAAGGACAGACATCAACAAGATACCCAAAAAAATTGGAAAGCTCCAATATCTGGAGACTCTTGACATAAGAGAGACCAATGTCACGGAGTTGCCGAACACCATCTGCCAGCTTGAACGAGTAGCAAACATACTTGGTGGGAACAAAAGAACACGGAAGGCACTGAAGCTTCCTGAAGATCTGAAGAAGGAAACAATGAAAAGCCTGCGCATACTGTCAGGTATTGAGATCGTCGAGGGACCAGCTACAGTGGCAGACTTTCATCATCTGACAGATCTGAGGAAGCTCACCATTTACAAGCTCAACATCAAGAAGGATAATAAGCTTTTCGAAGAACTAAGCTCCTCCATTGAGTACCTTGGTGGCTATTCTCTCCACACCCTGGTGATTGATGATGAGTCGTCTGAGTTTCTAAAATCGCTAGGTGCTCTCTCTACCCCTCCGAAGTTTCTCAATGCCCTCGAGCTGTCTGGCAAGCTGGTTGAGCTCCCAGGATGGATCACAGAGCTGGAAGCTCTCACGAAGCTAACCCTCTCGGTGACGACGCTCACTACTGATGCTCTGAAACAGTTGAGCAAGCTCAAGACATTGTTCTCGCTCACATTTTCACTTAACGCAGCAAAGCTGGATCCGGAAACAACCGCCATTATCGAGGAGAATAAAGAGCACTCTGATGGGGAGATCATAGTTCCGGCTAGTGGATTTGAGAACCTAAAGCTCCTTCGTATCTCAGCTCCTTCGGTGCCGCCGCTAAGCTTTCCAGAGAAGGTGTTACCAAAGCTCGAAAGGCTTGAACTGCGGTTCAGCAAGCTGGAGGGACTATATAGCTTAGAGAACCTTGCATAGCTCAAAGAGTTACATCTCAGAATGCATGACAAAGCAGGCAAGTTTACCCAGTTGTTAGTAGAAGATCTGCCAAGTGCAGCCACCAGGGAAGATGGCTCCTGCGCCAGAATAATTGTTGATCGGTATAAGGTGTGAGTGACCCAAAAGCCAACCTATTGGGTTATATTCATTTATGCTTATTTTTTCTACGAAATACTGTTGTGTGCAAGATCAAGACTCTATTTCCTTGATATCTGCTTGTAATTGTTGTAAGAAATATCCTGTTGTGCTATTCTAGTAGGTGTACGTCAAGATTATGAGACTGCTTCCTTGATATCTGTTTAGTAATTCTTGTAAGCAATATTCTGTTCTGTTATTATTCTAGTCTGCattcaagatccagatacaatttcCTTGAGATCTTTTTTGTAATTATTGTAAGAATTATTATGTCGTGTTATTCTACTCTGTGCGCAAGATCAAGGCTCTACTTCCTTGATTATATGTTTGTAATCCTAGTCCTTCAGCTCCATTTGAGTTTCATCGGCGACGGTGCTCGGTTGTAATTCTAGCTTTCATCTATT
This window harbors:
- the LOC119352580 gene encoding disease resistance protein Pik-2-like — protein: MKVGLRALDSAKVGVLRDYGHNDATHSSSPFRHSRMRTPGIRAHQAVLSIVGFGGVGKTTIATALYQAYGDQFDRRATVTVSQSSDIDAILLTILSQVKPQSKDDNEEQCTGGGGPSGKKCLMAAIGTVWASIMPKGDKDGEQQGGITSQTTQDLKRHLEEYLNGKSYLLLVDDVWSATMWEKIKNSLPTSKKGSRVIVTTRFQAVASACRRDSGDHIHKVVVLSDDKSKDLFMTESGISEDKSKEKKEKIPSKLWQMCGGLPLAIVIMAGHAACNNDKLATKWSEVCKALVPDSGKALGQDGVTRILNHCYNDMPGEIRTCSLYLCIFRKGSKVSRKRLTRRWLAEGFVCEKDGLSAEDVAEAYFNHLVRRKIIRAVEHSSNGKVKSYQVHDMVLEYIVSKASEENFVTVVGGHWLMAPPSNKVRRLSLQGGDSKHKKTMETMNLSHVRSLTIFGSLTQLPSNSLKFGIVQVLDLEGCQDFRQHHAKEICKMLLLKYLSLRRTDINKIPKKIGKLQYLETLDIRETNVTELPNTICQLERVANILGGNKRTRKALKLPEDLKKETMKSLRILSGIEIVEGPATVADFHHLTDLRKLTIYKLNIKKDNKLFEELSSSIEYLGGYSLHTLVIDDESSEFLKSLGALSTPPKFLNALELSGKLVELPGWITELEALTKLTLSVTTLTTDALKQLSKLKTLFSLTFSLNAAKLDPETTAIIEENKEHSDGEIIVPASGFENLKLLRISAPSVPPLSFPEKVLPKLERLELRFSKLEGLYSLENLA